The Metamycoplasma gateae genome window below encodes:
- a CDS encoding ABC transporter ATP-binding protein, which translates to MYSLDPFKNKLKSDLSKEQKRKIIREQKKLKWQGFKQLITYLNYRKGIVFWIITFSILSAAFLSAGTFLLGYIMDNFLSYNFLFGFDPSTMKENFSEFKFLGYFFLLITFFLFQQLFSHISNKLAVKSGILASSKIRHDAYKSIMKMPISFFESLNTGELMSILTNDVDNVSTGLAGNLNTIISTISITIFSFGFMFYYSAYLSIITILLFPLFLSIIFLMMKKSMPQFQKRQKNLSNINGFIEEGLSAHHLIRSLDYNDELNKKFDEKNNKLYKSSLKANLYSGIMWPYGTVVTNLLQLIIVIIAASFATAGIGTGSNKEFSPGLIMSFVLYIRIMSNNVVRVFENISQVQIMSVSSVRLFNVINLKPLINEQELDVINNEISGYIEFKNVSFSYSNNSNNLQLKNASFKAKKGDVIAIVGPTGAGKTTIINLLSKFYNPISGEIYIDGFKSNEINESSWREQISIVLQDTFLFKTSIMENLRYGNLKATDEQIIEATKISHAKEFIEKLENGYNEIITEGGANLSQGERQLLAITRAIISNKNILILDEATSNIDTRTEKIIQNAMINLMKNKTSFIIAHRLSTILNADNILVINDGQIVESGTHKELLSKNGFYTKMYNSSFNED; encoded by the coding sequence ATGTATAGTTTAGATCCTTTTAAAAACAAACTAAAATCAGATCTTTCTAAAGAACAAAAAAGAAAAATTATAAGAGAGCAAAAAAAATTAAAGTGGCAAGGTTTTAAACAATTAATAACCTATTTAAATTATCGAAAAGGAATAGTTTTTTGGATTATAACTTTTTCAATATTATCAGCAGCTTTTTTATCAGCAGGTACATTTTTATTAGGTTATATAATGGATAACTTTTTAAGTTATAACTTTTTATTTGGTTTTGACCCTTCTACAATGAAAGAAAATTTTAGTGAATTTAAGTTTTTAGGATATTTCTTTCTACTAATAACATTTTTCCTTTTTCAACAACTCTTTTCCCATATTTCTAATAAATTAGCAGTAAAATCAGGGATATTAGCTTCTTCTAAAATTAGGCACGATGCATATAAATCAATTATGAAAATGCCGATTTCTTTTTTTGAATCATTAAACACTGGTGAATTAATGTCGATTTTAACAAACGACGTCGATAATGTTTCGACTGGGTTAGCTGGTAATTTAAATACGATAATTTCAACAATTTCCATAACAATATTTTCATTTGGTTTTATGTTTTATTATTCAGCATATCTATCAATTATTACAATTTTGTTATTCCCATTATTTTTATCAATTATCTTTTTAATGATGAAAAAATCTATGCCTCAATTTCAAAAAAGACAAAAAAATCTTTCAAATATAAATGGATTTATTGAAGAAGGCTTATCTGCTCATCATTTAATTAGATCATTAGATTATAATGATGAATTAAATAAAAAGTTTGATGAAAAAAATAATAAATTATATAAATCATCACTAAAAGCAAATCTATATTCAGGAATTATGTGGCCATATGGAACTGTCGTTACTAATTTGTTGCAGTTGATAATTGTAATCATTGCAGCTTCGTTTGCAACTGCTGGTATAGGAACGGGTTCAAATAAAGAATTTAGTCCTGGATTAATTATGTCTTTTGTTCTTTATATAAGAATAATGTCTAATAATGTTGTTAGAGTTTTTGAAAATATTTCACAAGTTCAAATTATGTCTGTTTCATCAGTTAGATTATTTAATGTTATTAATCTTAAACCATTAATAAATGAACAAGAATTAGATGTAATTAACAATGAAATTTCGGGATATATTGAATTTAAGAACGTATCATTTTCATATTCAAATAATTCCAATAATTTACAACTTAAAAATGCTTCATTTAAAGCAAAAAAGGGTGATGTTATAGCAATTGTTGGTCCAACAGGTGCAGGAAAAACCACAATAATTAATTTACTAAGTAAATTTTATAATCCTATAAGCGGAGAAATATATATTGACGGCTTTAAATCAAATGAAATTAATGAGAGCTCATGAAGAGAACAGATTTCAATTGTATTGCAAGATACATTCTTATTTAAGACATCAATAATGGAAAATTTACGTTATGGCAATTTAAAAGCCACTGATGAACAAATAATAGAAGCAACTAAAATATCACATGCAAAAGAATTTATCGAAAAATTAGAAAATGGATATAATGAAATAATAACCGAAGGTGGTGCTAATTTATCACAAGGTGAAAGACAATTGTTAGCGATCACAAGAGCAATAATTTCAAATAAAAATATTTTAATTCTTGACGAAGCAACTTCAAATATTGATACAAGAACAGAAAAAATCATTCAAAACGCAATGATTAACTTAATGAAAAATAAAACATCATTCATCATAGCCCACCGTCTTTCAACCATATTAAACGCTGATAATATTTTAGTTATAAACGATGGGCAAATTGTCGAAAGTGGAACACACAAAGAACTGTTATCTAAAAACGGTTTTTATACAAAAATGTATAATTCATCATTTAATGAAGATTAA
- a CDS encoding pseudouridine synthase gives MNVRIEKIINKFLNISRSECKKVLKDGRVLVNNKTILKPITINTCKDLITIDGFEIDYKEYQYYILNKPSGYVCANYDRVNETIFDIIDLNPNEYFSYGRLDKDTEGLLIISNDGKMGHRIINSKYEIPKRYYFEIDKEIDEKIKTHHPKPILISNNYLVKKYDFEFISSKTGYITIYEGKFHQVKEMFNFFGYNVLFLKRVSIGKLILDNNHKIGELKEISFEDLEKIF, from the coding sequence TTAAAAGATGGGAGAGTTTTAGTTAATAATAAAACAATATTAAAACCTATTACTATAAATACATGTAAAGACTTAATAACAATTGATGGTTTTGAGATAGATTATAAAGAGTATCAATATTATATTTTAAATAAACCCTCAGGTTATGTTTGTGCTAATTATGACAGAGTTAACGAAACGATATTTGACATTATTGATTTAAATCCTAATGAATATTTTTCATATGGAAGATTAGACAAAGATACAGAAGGTCTTTTGATAATTAGTAATGATGGAAAAATGGGTCATAGAATAATAAATTCAAAATACGAAATACCAAAGAGATATTATTTTGAAATAGACAAAGAAATTGATGAAAAAATAAAAACACATCATCCTAAGCCTATTTTAATTTCTAACAATTATCTTGTAAAAAAATATGATTTTGAATTCATCTCAAGTAAAACAGGATATATTACAATTTATGAAGGTAAATTTCACCAAGTAAAAGAAATGTTTAACTTCTTTGGATATAACGTCTTATTTTTAAAAAGGGTATCAATTGGTAAACTAATATTAGATAATAATCATAAAATTGGTGAATTAAAAGAAATTTCATTTGAAGATTTAGAAAAAATTTTTTAA